The genomic region CTGTTCGACCCGGGGCAGCTCGGTCGCGAACCAGTACCGGGCGCACGCGAGCGTGACCTCGCGGTGCCCGGGATCGGCGTCGGGCTGCCGCGCCGACCGCTCGCGCACCGCCGCCGCCAGCTCGAGCCACTGCCACGCGATCGCGACGGTCGCGAACAGGTCGAGGTAGTCGGTGGCGTGGGCCAGCATCGCCTCGGGATCGCCGGCCAGGCCCTTGGCCGCGAGCGCGCCGGTCAGGGTCAGCGTCAGGTCGCGCGCCGCCCGCAGCGCCGCGCTCGAGCTCGAGTCGACGCCGGCCGCGTCGGCGCGGGCGCAGGTGCGCTCGACCTCCTCGGCCCAGGCCGCCAGCGCGGCGCCGCCGCGCGCGACCGCGCGCCGCCCCAGCAGATCGAGCGCCTGGATGCCGGTCGTGCCCTCGTGGATCGTGTTGAGCTTCTGATCGCGCAGCCACGCCTCGACCGGGTACTCGCTCGAGTAGCCGTAGCCGCCGTGGATCTGCACCGCCAGCGCGTTGGCCTCGAAGCCGCGCTCGGCGGGGAAGGTCTTGGCGATCGGCGTCAGCAGATCGAGCACGAGCCCGGCGCGCTCGCGGGCGCGCTCGTCGACGCCGTGGTGCGCGAGGTCGGCGTAGCGCGCGGTCCGGACCAGCAGCGCCAGGCCGCCGGTGACGATCGCGCGCTGGCGCAGGAGCATGCGCCGCACGTCGGCGTGGGCGGTGATCGCCACCGGCGGGGCGGCGGGATCCTTGGCCGCGAGCGGCCGCCCCTGGGGCCGCTCGCGCGCGTACGCGACGGCCTCGTGGTACGCGACCGAGGCCGTGGCGACGCCGTTGACGCCGACCATGATCCGGGCCTCGTTCATCATCTGGAACATGTAGCGGATGCCCTGGTGCGGCTCGCCCACCAGCCAGCCGCGACAGTCGTCGCGCTCGCCCAGCGCCAGCGCCAGGCTCGGCAGGCCCTTCCAGCCGATCTTGTGGATCATGCCGGTGACCGCGACGTCGTTGTCGACCAGCGCGTCGCCCTCGACCCGACGCCGCGGCACGCAGAACAACGACACGCCCTTGATCCCGGCCGGCGCGCCGGTGATCCGGGCCAGCGTCAGGTGGACGACGTTGTCGGTCAGGTCGTGGTCGCCGCCCGAGATGAAGATCTTGGCGCCGCGCAGCAGGTAGTGCCCGGCCGCGGTCGGCGTCGCGGTCGTGGCGACGTCGGCCAGGCTCGAGCCGGCCTGGGGCTCGGTCAGCGCCATCGTCCCGGTCCACGCGCCCGCGTACAGCTTCGGCATGTAGGTGGTGCGCAGGTGCTCGTCGCCGAACGCCTCGAGCAGGTGGGCGGCGCCCTGGGTCAGCCCGAGGTAGCCGTAGGCGCTGGCGTTGCCGGCCATCAGGTACGCGGTCGCCAGCGTGAAGACGCTCAGCGGCAGCTGCTGACCGCCGACCGCGGTCGGGCGCGGCGCGGCGATCAGATCGAGATCGCGCAGCTTGGCGAACAGGTCGTGGAGGCGCGGGTGCACGACGATCCGGCCGTCGACGAGCCGCGGCGGCTCCTCGTCGAGCGCGCGGTACGCCGGCAGGAGCTCGTCCTTCGCCAGCCGCCGGGCCGCGTCGATCACCGCGGCGAACGTGGCGCGGTCGTGATCGGCGAAGTACGGCAGCGCGGTCAGCGCCGGGAGATCGAACACCTCGTCGAACAGGAGCGCGATGTCGCGATCGTCGAAGAGCGGGTTGGCGGGCATGGCGGCAGTGTCGGCGGTGGCGCCCGCGGTGACAAGGCGCGGCGGTCAGCTCGCCAGCGCCGCGAGCGCCGCGGCCATCGCCCCGACCGCGACGACGACGCTGAGCGCGGCGGTCGGCTCGCCAGCGCCGCGAGCGCCGCGGCCACCGCCACGACCGCGACGACGACGCTGAGCGCGGCGGTCAGCTCGCCAGCGCCGCGAGCGCCGCGGCCATCGCCACGACCGCGGCGACGACGCTGAGCACGGCCAGCGCCTCGCCCGGCGGGCGCGGGCGCGCCTCGAGGATGCGGGTCAGCGCGACCGCCGACAGGACCAGGCCCAGCGGCGCCAGCGGGATCGCGAGCGCGGCGCCGACGATCGCCAGGCGCGGGACCCGCGGCGGCGGCGGCGCGGCCACCGGCGGCGGTCGCGGCACCTCGGGCGGGCGCGCGGCGTGGAGCGCGGCGAGCGCGCGCGGATCGTTGACCTGGAGCGTGCCGAGGACGGCGGGCCCGTAGACGGTGGCGCGGCCGGCGCCGGGCGGGCCCCAGGCGCCCGAGGCGCCGGAGGTCGAGGGAGGGGACAGGTCGGTGGCTCGCATGCCCCACCTATCGGCCGGTGTCGCCGACGGTTGCGTGCTCGTCGACGATCTCTCGCCCACGACGGCCGCCGGCGGCGGGGCACGTCCTCGACGACGGCACGCCGCTCGCCAGGCCGCCGGTGTCGTAGAACGGACGGGCGGCCTACGCCGGATCGCCGGGCTCGAGCTCGGCCCGGATGCGCTCGGCCAGGTAGGTCCAGCGGGCCCGGGCGGTGGCGTTGCCGACCGCCAGGGCGATCGCGCGGCGCGAGCCGACGACGACGACCAGGCGCTTGCCGCGGGTGACCGCGGTGTAGAGCAGCGAGCGCCCGAGCATGACGAAGTGCTGGTTGGACAAGGACAGCACCACCGCCGGGTACTCCGAGCCCTGGCTCTTGTGGATCGACACCGCGTAGGCGTGGACCAGCTGATCGAGCTCGTTGCGCTCGTAGTCGGCGGCCCGGCCGTCGCCGAAGGTCACCCGCACGCGCGCGCCCTCGGCCTCGATCGACTCGATCACGCCGATGTCGCCGTTGTAGACCGAGCGGTCGTAGTCGTTCTTCTGCTGCATCACCTTGTCGCCGGCGCGGAACGTGCGCTCGCCGCGGGTGATCACGACCGCGCCGTCCCTGGGCGGGTTGAGCTTGGCCTGCAGCGCGTTGTTGAGCGCGGTCGTGCCGAGCTCGCCGCGGTGCATCGGCACCAGCACCTGGATCTCGGTGGCCGGGTCGAGCCCGAACCGGGCCGGGATGCGCTCGGCCACCAGCTCGACGATCGTGGCCTGGGCCGCGGCCGGCTCGTCGCGGGCGATGAAGTAGAAGTCGCTGTCGCCGCTGGTCGCGAGGTCGGGGACCTCGCCGCGGTTGATCTGGTGGGCGCTGGTGACGATCTTCGAGGCCGCGGCCTGGCGGAAGATCTCGGTCAGGCGCACGACCGTGGCCGCGCCCGAGGCGATCACGTCAGCCAGGACCGCGCCGGCGCCGACCGACGGCAGCTGATCGATGTCGCCGACCAGCACCAGCTGCGCGGTCGGGCGCACCGCCACCGCCAGCGCCCGGAACAGCGCCAGGTCGACCATCGAGCACTCGTCGACGACGACCACGTCGGCGTCGAGCGGGTTGTCGCGGTCGCGCGCGAACGTGCCGAGCTGCGGCTGGTACTCGAGCAGCCGGTGCAGCGTCACGGCCTCGATCAGGGTCGACTCGGCCAGGCGCTTGGCGGCGCGCCCGGTCGGCGCCGCCAGCGCGATCGAGCGGCGGGCCCGGCCGGCCAGATCGACCACGGCCTTGACGATCGTGGTCTTGCCGACGCCGGGGCCGCCGGTGATGACGACGCACTTGTCGACGGCGGCGGCCGCGACCGCGGCCCGCTGCTGCGGCGCCAGCGCCAGGCCCGAGCCGACCTCGAACTGGGCGATCGCCGCCTCGACGTCGAGCACGGTCACGCGCGGCGGCGTCATCACCAGCTCGGCGAACGCGGCCGCGGCCGAGCTCTCGAGCGCGGTGATCTCGGCCAGCGCGACGCAGCGGCCGCGGTCGCCCAGGATCTCGCGCGTGGCCAGGCCGCGCTCGACCAGCGCGTCGAGCCGCGGCGGCACCAGCTCGCGCGCGACCGCGAGCAGCTCGACGGCGCGGTCGAGCAGCACGCCCTCGGGCACGTGGGCGTGGCCGTCCTCGACGTGCTCGCCCAGGACGTGGACCAGGCCGGCGTCGAGGCGATCGGGCGAGTCGCGGGCCAGGCCCAGGCGCTCGGCGATGCCGTCGGCGGTGCGGAAGCCGATGCCCCAGACCTCGATCGCCAGGCGGTACGGGTTCTCGCGGACGACCTTGATCGCGTCCTTGCCGTAGCGCTTGACGATGCGGGCCGCGAAGCCGATCGAGACGCCGTGCCCGAGCAGGAACACCATCACGTCCTGGACGTGGCGGTGGTCGGCGAACGCGGCGGCGATCTTGTGGGCGCGGTGCTTGCCGATGCCCTCGACCTCGGTGAGCCGATCGGGGCGGCTCTCGATCACCGCCAGCGTCTCCATCTTGAAGTGCGTGACCAGGCGCCGCGCCAGCTCGCCGCCGATGCCGGTGATGATGCCCGAGCCGAGGAACCGCTCGATGCCGGCCAGGGTCTCGGGCGTGCGGGTCACGTAGCCGACCAGCTTGAGCTGGCGCCCGAACTTCTTGTCGTCGACCCAGTGGCCGCGCACGGTCAGCGGCATGCCGGGCGGCAGCTCGGGCAGCTCGCCGACGATCGTGGCCTCGGCGCCGTCGGTGAGCAGCAGCCGGGCCACGGTCCACAGCGAGTCGGGGTTGCGGAACACCACCCGGCCCAGCTCGCCCTCGAGCGCCACCAGCTCAGGCTCGGCGGCGCCGGCGAACAGCCGGCCTTGCTCGCCGCTGGTGGAGTCGCGATCCGTGGCCACGCGCCACTATATCGTCCCGCTCGCGCCGCGGTTGCGTCGCGGCCCGCAGGTCACGCGGCCGGCGTCGGCGCGGGGCGGCGCTGGGCCACCATCACCGCGGCCAGGATCACCGCGACCCCCAGGTAGGCGCGCGGGCCGAGCTGGACCTCGGCCTCGAACAGCGCGTCGACCGCGAGCGCGATCACCGGGATCACGAAGCCGAGCACGTTGGCGGCCAGCAGGCTGACCCGCTCGAGCAGCCAGAAGTACGCGGCGAACCCGACCGCGGTGCCGGCCACGGCCAGGTAGACCAGCGCCATCGTGGCCTTGTGCGGCAGCGGCCACGGCATGCCCTGGTGGCCCGACGCCAGGGTCGCGATCCACAGGCAGGCGGCGGTGACGACGACGAAGACCGTCGTCGACGCCAGCGGGTGGATGCGGCCGCCGTGGCGCTTGATCACGACCGTGTAGAGCACCGAGACGATCACCGAGCCGATCACCAGCAGCACGCCGACGGCCTGGCCGGTCGACACCGCGAGCTGATCGGCGAAGATGATCGCGACGCCGGCCAGCGCGATCAGCGCGCCGATGACGTCGCTCGGCCGCACGGTCTCCATGCGCGTGAGCAGGAGCAAGGCGGCGATCACCAGCGGCTGGGTCCCCGACAGCACCGCCGCGAGGCCGCCGGGCACGTCGCGCTCGCCCAGGTAGATGAGCGCGTAGCCGACCGCGTTGAGCACGCCCGCGACCACCAGCCACGGCCACTGGGCCTTGCGCGGCCACGGCCGCGCGGTCCACGCCAGCGGCACCAGGATCGCGGCCGCCAGCGTGAAGCGCAGCGCCGCCGCGAGCATGGTCGGGAAGCCGTCGGGGCCGATCGTCACGCGGATCGCGTGCCAGGTGGTCCCCCAGATCAACGCCAGGGCCAGGTACGCGAGCGAGGTCTTGCGCGCGGTGGTCACGGCGTGGAGGTGCGCTTCTTCTTCGGCGCGCGCTTGGCCTCGCGGGCGGCCCGGGCCTCGTCGGGGGTGGTCGTGAACACCTTGCTCGGGTAGTCGCCGGGGCCCTTGACCGGCCCGCGGCCCATCATCATGTTCACCGACCGGGCCCAGCCCTCGTCGAGCCACGCGACGAACGTGCCCAGCGGCTGCGCGGTGTAGCGGTAGTCCTGGTTGGCGTTCGACGACTGCGTGTGCAGCGCGACCGACTTGTCATCGCGCGGCAGGCCGCGGATGTTGGCGCGGAACTGGTCGGTGTAGCTCCAGTACTCCTCGGCGTTGGACAGGTAGACCGTCCGCACCGGCAGGCCGACCTCGGTCATCGCGCGGCCGATGCCGGCCATGCCCTTGTCAGCGAGGAGATCGACCAGCAGCGGCCGCACGCAGCCGTTCTTGATCAGGTTGCGCACGAAGTCGTAGGTGGCCTGATCGGACAGGTAGGTCGGCACGCCGGCCAGGTTGTTGGTCAGCACGCGGATGCGGCGGCGCATGCGCGGCTGGCCCTGGCCGAGCACGTGGAGCAGGCGCTTGCGCTCGCGTCCCTCGGGCGCGAGCTGCGCGATGATGGCCTTGGCCGCGTCGGTGTGATCGCGCTGCCACATGGCCTTGTACTCGTCGGGCGTGGCCGAGGCGGCGATGAACGCCTGCTGCAGCTCGTGCATGCCGACGACCGCGTCGTCGTAGTCGACCGTCCACGCGAACTGCGGCCGGGCCCAGCCGATGTACAGGTAGGCCTGATCCGAGCCGATGCCGACGTAGCCGCCGCCGATGCCGTCGATGTACGACCGGAAGCGATCGGCGTGGCCCTCGTCGCTGACGTAGTAGTGCTGGCCGAACTTCTCGGGCCGGACGCCGTCGAGCAGCTCGGGCTTCTTGTCGGAGGTCGTGCCCCACAGGACGTCGCGCATGGCCTGGCTCGGCGGCGTGACGCTGCAGTCGGCCGGGAACACGTCGGCCGCCGGGGGCGGCGGCGCCGGCGGCACCGGCGGCAAGGCCGCGACCACGGGCGGGTCGGCCGCGGGTAGGTCGGGCGTCGGCTCGACCGGGGTCGGCGCCGGCGCGGGCGCGATCTCCTCGGCGCGCGGCGCCCGCCGGCCTCCGCAAGCGAGGACGGCGAGACACACGGCGAGCGCGGACAGCTTGGTCATCATCGGTGCAACGATGAGGGGGGCGGAAGGTATTCCGACGTGACGCACCGCGCGACCTGCCGGGACGCCGCAGGTTCGACTACCAGGCCCCGGCCGTCAAGTTTCGCCAGGGGCGATCACCAGGCGATGGGCCCGCCCGAGAGGTGCTCCCACCGGCGCCAGCGCTTGAACTCGCGTCGGGGGCGGACGCCGTCGGTGCGGCCGGGCAGCTCGCCCGGGTGGGGATCGAGCAGTGGACATGCCGGCGCGTCCCCGGCCAGCGCCAGCCGCCGGCTCGCGCGGGCCAGGCGAACCGGCCGGCCCGCTCGCGCCCCCGTCGTTGGCGTCGATCACCGCGGCCGTTCCGGGCGGACGGGAGGCGTCGGTCGACATCGTCCGAGGACGCCACGGCGGTCGGCCGGCGGTGTTAGGGTGCGCGCGCGTGCGCGTCCTCGCCTACGTCTATCCGGGCTGGCACCCG from Myxococcales bacterium harbors:
- a CDS encoding acyl-CoA dehydrogenase, coding for MPANPLFDDRDIALLFDEVFDLPALTALPYFADHDRATFAAVIDAARRLAKDELLPAYRALDEEPPRLVDGRIVVHPRLHDLFAKLRDLDLIAAPRPTAVGGQQLPLSVFTLATAYLMAGNASAYGYLGLTQGAAHLLEAFGDEHLRTTYMPKLYAGAWTGTMALTEPQAGSSLADVATTATPTAAGHYLLRGAKIFISGGDHDLTDNVVHLTLARITGAPAGIKGVSLFCVPRRRVEGDALVDNDVAVTGMIHKIGWKGLPSLALALGERDDCRGWLVGEPHQGIRYMFQMMNEARIMVGVNGVATASVAYHEAVAYARERPQGRPLAAKDPAAPPVAITAHADVRRMLLRQRAIVTGGLALLVRTARYADLAHHGVDERARERAGLVLDLLTPIAKTFPAERGFEANALAVQIHGGYGYSSEYPVEAWLRDQKLNTIHEGTTGIQALDLLGRRAVARGGAALAAWAEEVERTCARADAAGVDSSSSAALRAARDLTLTLTGALAAKGLAGDPEAMLAHATDYLDLFATVAIAWQWLELAAAVRERSARQPDADPGHREVTLACARYWFATELPRVEQLAALCRSGERSFLDLDPAWL
- a CDS encoding ATP-dependent RecD-like DNA helicase; this encodes MFAGAAEPELVALEGELGRVVFRNPDSLWTVARLLLTDGAEATIVGELPELPPGMPLTVRGHWVDDKKFGRQLKLVGYVTRTPETLAGIERFLGSGIITGIGGELARRLVTHFKMETLAVIESRPDRLTEVEGIGKHRAHKIAAAFADHRHVQDVMVFLLGHGVSIGFAARIVKRYGKDAIKVVRENPYRLAIEVWGIGFRTADGIAERLGLARDSPDRLDAGLVHVLGEHVEDGHAHVPEGVLLDRAVELLAVARELVPPRLDALVERGLATREILGDRGRCVALAEITALESSAAAAFAELVMTPPRVTVLDVEAAIAQFEVGSGLALAPQQRAAVAAAAVDKCVVITGGPGVGKTTIVKAVVDLAGRARRSIALAAPTGRAAKRLAESTLIEAVTLHRLLEYQPQLGTFARDRDNPLDADVVVVDECSMVDLALFRALAVAVRPTAQLVLVGDIDQLPSVGAGAVLADVIASGAATVVRLTEIFRQAAASKIVTSAHQINRGEVPDLATSGDSDFYFIARDEPAAAQATIVELVAERIPARFGLDPATEIQVLVPMHRGELGTTALNNALQAKLNPPRDGAVVITRGERTFRAGDKVMQQKNDYDRSVYNGDIGVIESIEAEGARVRVTFGDGRAADYERNELDQLVHAYAVSIHKSQGSEYPAVVLSLSNQHFVMLGRSLLYTAVTRGKRLVVVVGSRRAIALAVGNATARARWTYLAERIRAELEPGDPA
- a CDS encoding EamA family transporter, whose product is MTTARKTSLAYLALALIWGTTWHAIRVTIGPDGFPTMLAAALRFTLAAAILVPLAWTARPWPRKAQWPWLVVAGVLNAVGYALIYLGERDVPGGLAAVLSGTQPLVIAALLLLTRMETVRPSDVIGALIALAGVAIIFADQLAVSTGQAVGVLLVIGSVIVSVLYTVVIKRHGGRIHPLASTTVFVVVTAACLWIATLASGHQGMPWPLPHKATMALVYLAVAGTAVGFAAYFWLLERVSLLAANVLGFVIPVIALAVDALFEAEVQLGPRAYLGVAVILAAVMVAQRRPAPTPAA